A DNA window from Desulfovibrio intestinalis contains the following coding sequences:
- a CDS encoding PstC family ABC transporter permease, whose product MSKSRKPAVCQAGSASALPPAGPQTADHTDSPGWVLRLSAWLAVLAVILLFVMIVAAALPAIQISGPGSPLDWVWQPGQGRYGILPMCVGSLALAALALLLGWPLAVGLSCWLLTEENFKFLPLVRFISGLVRFMTTVPTVVYGFAAVFLLTPFARATLGGTGMCLAAAALMLVLLVLPTMTLILMAGLRPRLERLCPWGLALGFSRFDLMRFFVLPRSGRNLASAAVLGFGRAVGDTLIPLMLAGNATQVPGGLSESMRSLTAHMALVTANEVGGAAYNSLFVAGLVLLAVNTAASLALRRLVRREAPAGSSAKQAATA is encoded by the coding sequence ATGTCAAAAAGTAGGAAGCCCGCAGTTTGTCAGGCAGGAAGCGCTTCGGCGCTTCCGCCTGCGGGTCCGCAAACGGCGGACCATACTGACAGCCCCGGCTGGGTCTTGCGTTTGTCTGCCTGGCTGGCAGTGCTGGCCGTAATTCTTCTTTTTGTCATGATTGTGGCCGCGGCTCTGCCCGCAATACAGATTTCCGGCCCTGGCAGCCCTCTGGATTGGGTCTGGCAGCCCGGGCAAGGGCGGTACGGCATCTTGCCAATGTGCGTGGGATCGCTGGCGCTGGCAGCTCTGGCATTACTGCTTGGCTGGCCTTTGGCCGTGGGCCTGAGTTGCTGGCTGCTTACCGAAGAAAATTTCAAGTTTCTGCCCTTGGTTCGCTTCATTAGCGGGCTGGTGCGTTTCATGACCACGGTGCCCACCGTGGTTTACGGCTTTGCCGCCGTTTTTCTGCTTACGCCCTTTGCGCGGGCAACGCTGGGCGGCACGGGCATGTGTCTGGCCGCAGCGGCTCTTATGCTGGTTCTGCTGGTTTTACCCACAATGACGCTGATTCTTATGGCGGGTCTGCGCCCCCGGCTTGAGAGGCTTTGCCCTTGGGGGCTGGCGCTGGGGTTCAGCCGTTTTGACCTGATGCGCTTCTTTGTGCTGCCCAGGTCTGGCCGCAACCTGGCCAGCGCCGCTGTTCTGGGCTTTGGCAGAGCCGTGGGCGACACGCTGATTCCCCTTATGCTGGCTGGCAACGCCACGCAGGTTCCCGGCGGTCTTTCTGAAAGCATGCGCAGCCTGACAGCGCACATGGCTCTGGTTACTGCCAACGAGGTGGGCGGGGCTGCCTATAATTCCCTTTTTGTGGCGGGGCTTGTGCTATTGGCGGTCAATACAGCGGCAAGCCTGGCCTTGCGCCGCCTTGTGCGCCGGGAGGCTCCTGCGGGTTCCAGTGCGAAACAGGCGGCAACAGCATGA
- a CDS encoding phosphate ABC transporter ATP-binding protein produces MTMAVRISDLCVDFGSRRVLRHIGIEAPARGITVLAGRSGSGKTTLLRALNRLNEAFPQCRTSGLVELDLGHGLEAIYPSPGVNVRPLAQLRRLVGMVFQTPNVLPVSVERNLALPLEVVAGLPQKAQRHKIEEALVGVGLWDEVKDRLDMPAARLSGGQQQRLCLARALALEPAVLLLDEPTASLDVHATADIEELLLRLASQYPLLVVSHNPEQAVRLGERLIVMTDGQVRQTFERGQADADTLARALGDAGQIRSNEV; encoded by the coding sequence ATGACTATGGCTGTCCGCATCAGCGACCTGTGCGTGGATTTCGGCTCGCGCCGGGTGCTGCGCCACATCGGCATTGAAGCTCCTGCGCGGGGTATCACCGTGCTTGCCGGGCGTTCCGGCTCGGGCAAGACTACCTTGCTTCGCGCTCTGAACCGACTCAATGAAGCCTTTCCTCAGTGCCGTACTTCCGGCCTTGTGGAGCTTGATCTGGGGCATGGGCTTGAAGCCATATATCCGTCGCCCGGCGTGAACGTACGCCCGCTGGCCCAGCTTCGCCGTCTTGTGGGCATGGTTTTTCAGACGCCCAACGTGCTGCCTGTCAGCGTGGAGCGCAACCTTGCGCTTCCCCTTGAGGTGGTGGCGGGCCTGCCGCAGAAGGCGCAGCGCCATAAAATTGAGGAAGCCCTTGTGGGAGTTGGTTTGTGGGACGAGGTGAAAGACCGTCTTGATATGCCCGCTGCGAGGCTTTCAGGCGGGCAGCAGCAAAGGCTTTGTCTGGCGCGGGCTTTGGCGCTGGAGCCTGCCGTGCTGTTGCTGGACGAGCCCACGGCTTCGCTGGATGTACACGCCACGGCAGATATTGAAGAACTGCTCTTGCGGCTTGCCAGCCAGTATCCTTTATTGGTGGTTTCGCACAACCCGGAGCAGGCAGTGCGGTTGGGCGAGCGCCTTATAGTCATGACGGACGGCCAGGTTAGGCAGACATTTGAGCGCGGGCAGGCAGATGCCGATACTTTGGCCCGTGCCCTTGGCGATGCGGGGCAAATCCGCAGCAATGAAGTCTGA
- a CDS encoding respiratory chain complex I subunit 1 family protein gives MKQSIIVYFVQFVLALVLAPLLPGIINRVKAKFAGRHGKPILQTYYDLAKLMRKGEVISRTTTWVFACGPAISLATTLCAIALLPLGGATSPLAFTGDFILAAYLLGMGRFAIMLSALDTGAAFEGMGASREATFSALAEPLFFLILLVLTSVTLDMGHSPYTAFSLSSLFGGQIAGAWLTGRAELLLLPCILFILLLVENCRIPVDDPNTHLELTMIHEAMVLDHSGPNLAMIVYGAALKLWFFAALIAGLLTPALPLWQQAGLRVVIVLLLAVIVGIVESVMARLRMDRVPYLLGGASAMAALALILTQAR, from the coding sequence ATGAAACAGAGCATAATCGTTTATTTTGTGCAGTTTGTGCTGGCCCTTGTGCTTGCGCCTCTGCTGCCCGGCATCATCAACAGGGTAAAGGCCAAATTTGCGGGCAGGCACGGCAAACCCATACTGCAAACCTACTATGATCTTGCCAAGCTCATGCGCAAAGGCGAGGTCATCAGCCGCACCACCACCTGGGTTTTTGCCTGCGGCCCCGCCATATCCCTGGCGACAACTTTATGCGCCATAGCCCTGTTGCCTCTGGGCGGCGCAACCTCGCCCCTGGCCTTCACCGGGGACTTCATTCTGGCGGCGTATCTGCTTGGCATGGGGCGCTTTGCCATCATGCTGTCAGCTCTGGACACAGGCGCCGCCTTTGAAGGTATGGGCGCAAGCCGCGAAGCCACGTTTTCCGCCCTGGCAGAGCCTCTTTTTTTTCTGATTCTTCTTGTGCTTACCAGTGTGACTCTGGATATGGGACACAGCCCGTACACGGCGTTTTCGCTTTCGTCCCTGTTTGGCGGGCAAATCGCGGGAGCATGGCTTACGGGCCGGGCAGAGTTGCTGCTTCTGCCCTGCATTTTGTTCATTCTGCTGCTGGTTGAAAACTGCCGTATTCCTGTGGACGATCCCAATACGCATCTGGAACTGACAATGATCCACGAGGCTATGGTACTGGACCACTCTGGCCCAAATCTGGCCATGATCGTCTATGGCGCGGCTCTCAAGCTGTGGTTTTTCGCCGCGCTTATCGCAGGCCTGCTGACGCCCGCCCTGCCCCTGTGGCAACAGGCCGGGCTGCGTGTTGTCATTGTACTGTTGCTGGCAGTCATTGTGGGCATTGTGGAATCCGTCATGGCCCGCCTGCGTATGGACCGTGTGCCCTACCTGCTTGGCGGCGCATCGGCTATGGCAGCCCTGGCCCTTATCCTGACCCAGGCGAGGTAG
- a CDS encoding proton-conducting transporter membrane subunit codes for MLEALLFLPLGAGCIILLGTKAMCRVLLPLTALGHVILAAWTTHAVATGAEPKALSGLLAPDPLGTLFLMLASLLFMAASVYAVYYLREEDRLEVHADIHGGPGFTNAPQRRLAACLCFFLSSITLVTTTPHLGALWVGIEGTTLSSAPLIYFHRHQRSLEATWKYLIICSVGIALAMVGNILLSVAFYTPEGMEAMVEGMDQLGWFVSHARAAEETWLKAAFIFLLVGYGTKMGLAPLHNWLPDAHSQAPSLVSALLSGALLNCAMLGILRGHQIMLAAGLGGFSGGLLSFFGLLSLITAAIFIVGQGHYKRMLAYSSVEHMGILALGVGVGGLAVSGAMLHAVCHSLTKCMLFLLSGNILARYHTFSSYDIRGMRWTMPVTGALWMAGFLAVAGSPPFGIFISEFIIFKGMLAADSPLIATTYLLALAVIFVGLSVAVLRMVQGNRPVDMPQNQKEPLLSVLPPLILGVAVLTLGLWIPDWLWNFLGQAAALIGG; via the coding sequence ATGCTGGAAGCATTGCTTTTTCTTCCGCTGGGTGCGGGGTGTATCATCCTGCTCGGCACCAAGGCCATGTGCCGGGTTCTTCTGCCTCTGACGGCTCTTGGGCATGTGATTTTGGCCGCCTGGACAACGCATGCCGTTGCCACAGGAGCCGAACCCAAAGCCCTGAGCGGCCTGCTGGCTCCCGACCCGCTAGGCACGCTTTTTCTCATGCTTGCCAGCCTTCTTTTTATGGCGGCTTCTGTTTACGCAGTCTACTACCTGCGTGAAGAAGACCGGCTGGAAGTTCACGCAGATATTCACGGCGGCCCCGGTTTTACCAACGCGCCGCAACGCCGTCTGGCCGCGTGCCTTTGCTTTTTTCTTTCATCCATAACGCTTGTGACCACCACTCCCCATCTGGGCGCTTTGTGGGTGGGCATAGAAGGCACCACGCTTTCCAGCGCGCCCCTCATATATTTTCACAGACATCAGCGTTCCCTTGAAGCCACATGGAAATATCTCATCATCTGCTCTGTGGGTATTGCTCTGGCCATGGTGGGCAACATTCTGCTTTCCGTGGCTTTTTATACGCCTGAAGGTATGGAAGCTATGGTGGAAGGCATGGACCAGCTAGGCTGGTTTGTCAGCCATGCCCGGGCTGCGGAAGAAACGTGGCTCAAAGCGGCCTTTATCTTCTTGCTTGTGGGTTACGGCACCAAAATGGGTCTGGCCCCGTTGCACAACTGGCTGCCCGACGCGCACAGTCAGGCTCCCTCCCTTGTTTCTGCACTGCTTTCCGGCGCGCTGCTCAACTGCGCCATGCTTGGCATCCTGCGCGGTCACCAGATCATGCTGGCCGCCGGACTTGGCGGATTCAGCGGCGGGTTGCTCAGCTTTTTCGGTCTGCTGTCGCTTATTACAGCGGCCATCTTTATTGTGGGGCAGGGCCATTACAAACGCATGCTGGCATACTCCAGCGTCGAACACATGGGCATACTGGCTCTTGGCGTGGGCGTGGGCGGGCTGGCCGTATCAGGGGCCATGCTGCATGCCGTTTGCCACTCGCTGACCAAGTGCATGCTCTTTTTGCTTTCCGGCAATATTCTGGCCCGCTACCATACGTTTTCAAGCTATGACATCCGGGGCATGCGCTGGACCATGCCCGTGACCGGGGCCTTGTGGATGGCTGGTTTTCTGGCCGTAGCCGGTTCGCCTCCCTTCGGCATCTTCATCAGTGAATTCATTATCTTCAAGGGCATGCTGGCAGCAGATTCTCCTCTGATTGCCACAACCTATCTGCTTGCCCTTGCTGTAATTTTTGTCGGCCTTTCCGTAGCAGTGCTGCGCATGGTGCAGGGCAATCGCCCCGTGGATATGCCGCAAAACCAAAAAGAGCCCCTGCTGAGCGTGCTGCCGCCCCTGATTCTGGGGGTAGCCGTTCTTACCCTTGGTTTGTGGATACCGGACTGGCTGTGGAATTTCTTGGGGCAGGCCGCAGCCCTCATAGGTGGTTAG
- a CDS encoding hydrogenase-4 component E: MESALQSCLFMLMLNNLLMLGTTRLMWLIRLTAFQGILLAGMLLSLEHALLAGAVLLIKGALLPSLLWRTRKRLHSHQRMKPRLHVAVGVLAGMGGLVLSLWLEARLVNLPALFPPQLLPTALTTLFCGLILVVGRTTALSQVIGYLMAENGIFLLGMPLMTAGTMWFELALLLDVFVAVFVMGIAINHIGNTFESIDVGRFRSLRD, from the coding sequence ATGGAATCCGCACTGCAAAGCTGCCTGTTTATGCTCATGCTGAACAACCTGCTCATGCTGGGTACAACACGGCTCATGTGGCTCATACGCCTGACCGCCTTTCAGGGCATACTGCTGGCGGGCATGCTGCTGAGTCTGGAACATGCCCTGTTGGCCGGAGCTGTGCTGCTTATCAAGGGCGCTCTTCTGCCCAGTCTGCTCTGGCGTACCCGCAAGCGGTTGCATTCGCACCAGCGCATGAAGCCCCGCCTGCATGTGGCAGTGGGGGTACTGGCTGGCATGGGCGGCCTTGTGCTTTCCCTGTGGCTTGAAGCGCGCCTGGTGAATTTGCCCGCCCTCTTTCCGCCGCAGCTGCTGCCCACGGCCCTGACGACCCTTTTTTGCGGGCTCATTCTGGTGGTAGGGCGCACAACGGCCCTGTCTCAGGTCATCGGGTACCTGATGGCTGAAAACGGAATTTTTCTGCTGGGCATGCCCCTCATGACTGCGGGTACCATGTGGTTTGAACTGGCCCTGCTGCTGGACGTGTTTGTGGCTGTTTTTGTTATGGGCATTGCCATCAACCATATCGGCAACACCTTTGAATCCATTGACGTGGGCCGTTTTCGCAGCCTCAGGGACTGA
- a CDS encoding phosphate ABC transporter substrate-binding protein → MKRGILAALLLLCGMGTAFAAAPATPLDAFKGQKGVIDIAGGTAHIPVMKEAAKQIMEANPDVRITVAGGGSGVGVQKVGEGIVQIGNTGRALKPAEVEKYGLVTFPFAIDGVAVAVNPANKVAGLTKAQIKDIFSGKVANWKDVGGADAAISLYVREDGSGTRETFEERAMDKGTSAAGANVVNSNGAMKTAISQDPNAIGYVGIGHLDKSIKGVNVDGMAPSQENAASGQYTVTRLLYMNTKGEPQGITKGFVDYIFTPAGQEIVSKAGYIPYVKK, encoded by the coding sequence ATGAAACGTGGAATCCTTGCGGCTCTTTTGCTCTTGTGCGGCATGGGCACAGCCTTTGCGGCAGCCCCGGCCACTCCCCTTGACGCCTTTAAAGGGCAAAAGGGCGTTATAGACATTGCGGGCGGCACCGCCCATATTCCTGTTATGAAAGAAGCCGCCAAGCAGATTATGGAGGCCAACCCCGACGTGCGCATTACCGTGGCCGGGGGCGGCTCTGGCGTGGGCGTACAGAAAGTGGGCGAGGGCATTGTGCAGATCGGCAATACTGGCCGCGCCCTCAAACCTGCTGAAGTGGAAAAATACGGCCTTGTAACGTTTCCTTTCGCCATTGACGGCGTGGCCGTTGCGGTCAACCCGGCCAACAAGGTTGCGGGGCTGACCAAGGCCCAGATCAAGGATATTTTTTCCGGCAAGGTAGCCAACTGGAAGGACGTGGGCGGTGCCGACGCTGCCATATCCCTCTATGTGCGCGAAGACGGCAGCGGTACCCGCGAAACTTTTGAAGAGCGCGCAATGGACAAGGGCACATCCGCCGCCGGGGCCAATGTTGTCAATTCCAACGGTGCAATGAAAACCGCCATCAGTCAGGACCCCAATGCCATAGGTTATGTGGGCATCGGGCATCTGGACAAAAGCATAAAGGGCGTGAACGTGGACGGCATGGCTCCCAGCCAGGAAAACGCCGCTTCCGGCCAGTACACCGTCACCCGCCTGCTGTATATGAACACCAAGGGCGAACCTCAGGGCATCACCAAGGGCTTTGTGGACTACATCTTTACGCCTGCCGGGCAGGAGATAGTGTCCAAGGCCGGCTACATCCCCTATGTCAAAAAGTAG
- the pstA gene encoding phosphate ABC transporter permease PstA, which produces MRRGVFSQALLRWLLRLCALIPCAAVLFLLGFLIVKGAPQLGLHLLFDTVPPLDALLGRRPVWDGLWPACAGTLYLVALTMALALFPGVGCGLYLAEFAPPRQAARIRLAMDVLAGTPSIVMGLFGFTLILFLRHSVWPGANTSLLLSACCLALLVLPVVVTTTSEALEAVPGSLRITGAALGFTRRQLARRVLLPAAGPGIWGGIILATGRAAEDTAVIMLTGVVANAGLPAGLADKFEALPFSIYYISAQYQDNDELLRGFGAALVLLLLSAALLLCSRWLENRFRRRWQGVS; this is translated from the coding sequence ATGAGGCGCGGCGTTTTTTCGCAGGCCCTTCTGCGCTGGCTGCTGCGCCTTTGCGCGCTGATTCCCTGTGCGGCCGTGCTTTTTTTGCTGGGCTTTCTGATTGTTAAGGGTGCGCCCCAACTGGGCCTGCATCTGCTTTTTGATACTGTGCCCCCTCTGGATGCCTTGCTGGGCCGCCGTCCTGTTTGGGACGGCCTGTGGCCTGCCTGCGCCGGAACCCTGTACCTTGTGGCCCTGACTATGGCGCTGGCGCTTTTTCCCGGTGTGGGTTGCGGGCTGTATCTGGCCGAGTTCGCCCCGCCACGTCAGGCAGCGCGCATCCGTCTGGCTATGGACGTGCTGGCGGGTACGCCGTCCATTGTTATGGGGCTGTTTGGCTTTACCCTGATACTTTTTTTGCGTCACTCCGTCTGGCCGGGAGCCAACACGTCTTTGCTCTTGTCGGCCTGTTGCCTGGCTCTGCTGGTTTTGCCTGTGGTTGTGACCACAACCAGTGAGGCGCTGGAGGCTGTGCCCGGCAGCCTGCGAATAACGGGCGCGGCCCTGGGATTCACGCGGCGGCAGCTCGCCCGCCGGGTTTTGCTGCCCGCCGCCGGGCCCGGCATATGGGGTGGAATCATTTTGGCTACGGGCAGGGCGGCGGAAGACACGGCGGTTATCATGCTTACGGGAGTGGTAGCCAATGCCGGATTACCCGCCGGGCTGGCAGACAAGTTCGAGGCATTGCCCTTTTCCATCTATTACATCTCTGCGCAGTATCAGGACAATGATGAACTGCTGCGCGGCTTTGGCGCGGCCCTGGTGCTGCTTTTACTGTCAGCGGCCTTGCTTTTGTGTTCCCGCTGGCTGGAAAACCGCTTCCGCCGCCGCTGGCAGGGGGTATCATGA
- a CDS encoding UDP-glucuronic acid decarboxylase family protein, with product MHLRKRILVTGGSGFLGSHLCERLLNEGHEVLCVDNFFSSARANVEEFLDNRRFELIRHDVTFPLFVEVDEIYNLACPASPIHYQHDPVQTIKTCVHGAINMLGLAKRLKARIYQASTSEVYGDPEIHPQTEDYWGHVNPNGIRSCYDEGKRCAEALFFSYWRQGGLPIKVGRIFNTYGPKMHPNDGRVVSNFIIQALKGEPITIYGDGSQTRSFCYVDDLIECMVRFMASPVDFIGPMNMGNPGEFTIRELAEKVVEMTGSKSVISYEPLPGDDPKQRKPDITLAREKLGWEPQVKLEDGLKKTITYFDEMLKQGMA from the coding sequence ATGCATCTCCGCAAACGTATATTGGTTACGGGGGGTTCAGGTTTTCTGGGCTCTCACCTGTGTGAACGGCTGCTCAACGAAGGGCACGAAGTGCTTTGCGTGGACAACTTTTTTTCCAGCGCCCGCGCCAATGTTGAAGAGTTTCTCGACAACAGAAGGTTTGAACTTATCCGCCACGATGTGACCTTTCCCCTCTTTGTGGAAGTGGACGAAATTTACAATCTGGCCTGTCCGGCCTCGCCCATACACTATCAGCACGACCCCGTGCAGACCATCAAGACCTGCGTTCACGGGGCCATCAACATGCTGGGGCTGGCCAAACGCCTCAAGGCGCGCATTTATCAGGCGTCCACCAGTGAAGTGTACGGCGACCCCGAAATTCATCCGCAGACCGAAGACTATTGGGGCCATGTGAACCCCAACGGCATCCGCTCCTGCTACGATGAAGGCAAGCGTTGCGCCGAAGCCCTGTTCTTCTCCTATTGGCGTCAGGGCGGTCTGCCCATCAAGGTGGGACGCATTTTCAATACCTACGGCCCCAAGATGCACCCCAACGATGGCCGTGTGGTGTCCAACTTCATCATTCAGGCGCTCAAAGGCGAACCCATCACCATTTATGGTGACGGCAGCCAGACCCGCTCCTTCTGCTACGTTGATGACCTCATCGAATGCATGGTGCGCTTTATGGCCTCGCCCGTAGACTTCATCGGCCCGATGAATATGGGCAATCCCGGCGAATTCACCATCCGCGAACTGGCAGAAAAGGTAGTGGAAATGACGGGCAGCAAGTCTGTCATCAGCTACGAACCCCTGCCCGGCGACGACCCCAAACAGCGCAAGCCCGACATTACCCTTGCCCGCGAAAAACTGGGCTGGGAACCTCAGGTCAAGCTGGAAGACGGACTGAAAAAAACCATCACCTACTTTGACGAGATGCTGAAACAGGGCATGGCCTAA
- a CDS encoding proton-conducting transporter membrane subunit, with amino-acid sequence MTLFIITLLILTATSAATALLALLPPTAGSGRAANLLGSCGATAGCLAGLCALAFSPWSETVSLSLPWGLPIGACTLGLDPLSRIFLLPVFGLGLVCSISGGMALRHERPQEHNLAAHWFFYLLLLLGLTLVMAARDAVFFMLSWELMSLAPFFLIDFYDGDRQVRDASWVYLVAAHLGAVALMAFFVLLWQSTGTTSLEVLQGGAVMQGVVRDAGPGVLTALFVLAVLGFGAKVGLGPTHVWLPEAYPAAPIHVSALLSGAMINAGPYGIIRSLGLLAPPGTAPEWWGWALLLIGLGTGVVGILKALGQSNLKRLLAYSSVENMGLIFMGLGAGLIGLSCGNAWIATLGMAGCLMHMLNHAGFKGLLFLCAGEVLYATGTVRMELLGGLQKRLPLLGAFFAIGVASIACLPPLSGFASELVLALSFLDGPNLPGLERQVGLLLALAGLALISGLAIALYTKAYGITFLGEPRTGFAANARPLGWKILWPLALLVMVCIAGGLAAPAFFDLASMTGLAALPMPNDMQAGAAMGQEHARTSLAMVSLVGSIALGLSLAGIILRKRMLKRRKVASMPTWSCGYQGGSPRIQYTDAGFSEPLGKVFAPGMGLKVRLDLDSRLFPERATASVTAPDRLRNGFYTPLFEGIERVCNACKIIQHGKIHLYILYILATVVGLLIWGLSA; translated from the coding sequence ATGACGCTCTTTATCATAACCCTGCTCATTCTGACGGCCACGTCCGCCGCCACGGCACTGCTGGCTCTACTGCCGCCAACGGCTGGCAGCGGACGGGCTGCCAACCTGCTGGGCTCCTGCGGAGCCACAGCAGGTTGTCTGGCAGGGTTGTGCGCGCTGGCATTTTCTCCGTGGAGCGAAACGGTTTCGTTGAGTCTGCCCTGGGGACTGCCCATAGGGGCTTGTACCCTGGGGCTTGACCCCCTGAGCCGCATCTTTTTGCTGCCCGTATTCGGCCTGGGACTGGTGTGCTCCATATCCGGCGGCATGGCCCTGCGCCACGAACGGCCGCAGGAGCACAATCTGGCGGCGCACTGGTTCTTCTACCTGCTGCTGCTTCTGGGTTTGACCCTTGTCATGGCTGCCCGCGACGCCGTGTTTTTCATGCTGTCCTGGGAACTCATGTCCCTTGCGCCCTTTTTTCTCATTGATTTTTACGACGGCGACCGTCAGGTGCGCGACGCTTCGTGGGTCTACCTTGTGGCAGCCCATCTGGGTGCCGTTGCCCTCATGGCCTTCTTTGTTTTGCTTTGGCAAAGCACGGGAACAACGTCTCTTGAAGTACTGCAAGGCGGCGCTGTCATGCAGGGGGTTGTGCGCGACGCAGGCCCCGGCGTGCTGACCGCCCTTTTTGTGCTGGCGGTTCTGGGTTTCGGGGCCAAGGTGGGCCTTGGCCCAACGCATGTATGGCTGCCGGAGGCTTATCCGGCTGCGCCCATACATGTGTCGGCCCTGCTTTCGGGGGCAATGATCAACGCTGGCCCTTATGGCATCATACGCAGCCTTGGCCTGCTGGCTCCGCCTGGCACAGCGCCCGAATGGTGGGGATGGGCCTTGCTGTTGATCGGCCTGGGCACGGGCGTTGTTGGAATTCTGAAAGCTCTGGGGCAGAGCAACCTCAAGCGCCTGCTGGCATACTCCAGCGTTGAAAATATGGGGCTCATATTTATGGGTCTGGGCGCGGGCCTCATCGGCCTGTCGTGCGGCAACGCCTGGATAGCGACCCTCGGTATGGCGGGTTGCCTCATGCATATGCTGAACCACGCAGGATTCAAGGGGTTGCTATTTCTGTGCGCTGGCGAAGTGCTGTACGCCACGGGCACCGTGCGTATGGAACTGCTGGGCGGATTACAGAAACGCCTGCCTCTGCTGGGGGCTTTTTTTGCTATCGGGGTGGCGTCCATTGCCTGCCTGCCGCCCCTGAGCGGATTTGCCAGCGAGCTTGTGCTGGCGCTCTCGTTTCTTGACGGCCCCAATCTTCCCGGTCTGGAGCGGCAGGTGGGCCTGTTGCTGGCGCTGGCGGGTCTGGCTCTTATCAGCGGCCTTGCCATCGCCCTCTACACCAAGGCCTACGGCATCACCTTTCTGGGGGAACCCCGCACGGGCTTTGCAGCCAATGCCCGCCCCCTGGGCTGGAAAATACTCTGGCCTCTGGCGCTGCTGGTCATGGTCTGCATAGCTGGAGGACTGGCTGCCCCGGCCTTTTTTGATCTGGCCTCCATGACGGGCCTTGCCGCCCTGCCCATGCCCAACGACATGCAGGCGGGAGCCGCCATGGGGCAGGAGCATGCACGCACCAGCCTGGCTATGGTCTCTCTTGTGGGTTCCATTGCCCTTGGGCTTTCTCTGGCTGGAATCATTCTGCGCAAGCGGATGCTCAAGCGGCGCAAGGTTGCTTCCATGCCTACATGGAGCTGTGGCTATCAGGGTGGAAGCCCCCGCATTCAATATACTGACGCCGGATTTTCAGAGCCGCTGGGCAAAGTATTTGCGCCGGGCATGGGCCTTAAGGTGCGTCTGGATCTGGATTCCCGGCTGTTTCCCGAAAGGGCCACTGCCAGCGTCACCGCGCCTGACCGCCTGCGTAACGGCTTTTACACCCCGCTGTTCGAGGGCATAGAGCGCGTGTGCAATGCCTGCAAAATTATCCAGCACGGCAAGATTCACCTCTACATCCTGTATATCCTGGCCACTGTTGTGGGCCTGCTTATATGGGGGTTGAGCGCATGA
- a CDS encoding TatD family hydrolase: protein MSKKSVDRIDPVSVALPLEGVDSHAHLDGEEFDQDRESVLERARACGVAHVGNVFLGPEDFNSRRHYFADHPEVFFLLGIHPCHGQDCTPDTLEAMRRAFREEPRLKAVGEIGLDFYWDDCPREVQYETFSTQLRLAREVERPVVIHCREAEEETLMVLESQGFKDYPLLWHCFGKGPDLAQRIIRNGWHISVPGPVTYKANEDLRQAVTVIPAARLMLETDAPYLAPLPWRGKRNEPAFTVFTARTVAETRGEEPEDLWRMCGQNARRFFGV, encoded by the coding sequence ATGTCCAAAAAATCCGTTGACCGTATTGATCCCGTATCCGTGGCGTTGCCGCTTGAAGGTGTGGACAGCCATGCCCATCTGGACGGCGAAGAGTTTGACCAGGACCGGGAGAGCGTGCTTGAGCGCGCCCGCGCCTGCGGCGTGGCCCATGTGGGCAACGTCTTTCTGGGGCCGGAAGATTTCAATTCCAGGCGGCACTATTTTGCTGACCACCCCGAGGTGTTTTTTCTGCTGGGCATTCATCCATGCCACGGGCAGGACTGCACGCCCGACACGCTTGAGGCCATGCGCCGCGCCTTCCGGGAGGAACCCCGCCTGAAAGCGGTGGGTGAGATAGGTCTGGATTTTTATTGGGACGACTGCCCCCGCGAGGTGCAGTATGAAACTTTTTCCACCCAGTTGCGGCTGGCGCGCGAAGTGGAACGGCCTGTGGTCATCCATTGCCGCGAGGCCGAAGAAGAAACCCTTATGGTTCTGGAGTCGCAGGGATTTAAAGATTATCCCCTGCTGTGGCACTGTTTCGGCAAGGGGCCGGATCTGGCCCAACGCATCATACGCAATGGTTGGCATATTTCCGTACCCGGCCCGGTGACGTATAAAGCCAATGAAGATTTACGGCAGGCCGTGACCGTCATTCCGGCTGCCCGTCTCATGCTGGAAACGGACGCTCCCTATCTTGCGCCCCTGCCCTGGCGCGGCAAACGCAATGAACCCGCCTTTACGGTGTTTACCGCGCGAACCGTGGCCGAAACGCGTGGCGAGGAGCCTGAAGACCTCTGGCGCATGTGTGGGCAAAATGCCCGTCGGTTTTTCGGCGTATAA